Within the Pseudonocardia alni genome, the region GGTCACGGGTTCCTCCTCGATCCACGGGCCAGTTCGGTGCCGAGCGCGTCGAGCCGCTGCGTCCACAAGCCGCGCAGCCCGGCCAGCCACTGCTCGGCCGCGGCAGGCCCGGATGGGTCGACCGCGTAGAGCCTCCGGGTCCCCTCCGCCCGGACGGTGGCGAACCCGTTGTCCCGCAGCACGCGCAGGTGTCGGGAGACGGCCGGCTGCGATATCCCGAACTCGGCGCGGACGACCTCGGTCACCCGCCCTGCCGTCCGCTCGCCCCCGGCGAGGAGTTCCAGGATGCGCCGCCGGACGGGGTCGCCCAGCACGTCGAACGCTTCCACAACCCCGAGTTTATATAACTCCGAACGGAAATAGTAGCCCGCTGGACGGATTGACCCCTCGCCGCTATGGTTCATTACATGACTAATGAACCACTGCACTACGGCACCGGGAGGTCGCCGTGATCGACGACGGACGCCCGCTGTTCGCGCAGATCGCGGAGGACATCGCGTCCGCCGTGGTGGACGGGACCTATCCGGAGGAGACCCAGGTGCCGTCCAGCAACGAGCTCGCCGCCTTCCACCGGATCAACCCGGCCACCGCGGCGAAGGGTCTCAACCAGCTGGTCACGCAGGGCGTGCTCTACAAGAGACGGGGGATCGGCATGTTCGTCGCCGAGGGGGCACGGTCCCGGCTGCTGGAGAGCCGCCGCGAGGACTTCGCCCGGCAGTACA harbors:
- a CDS encoding GntR family transcriptional regulator, producing the protein MDDGRPLFAQIAEDIASAVVDGTYPEETQVPSSNELAAFHRINPATAAKGLNQLVTQGVLYKRRGIGMFVAEGARSRLLESRREDFARQYIAPLVTEARKLGIDPEQLKKMIDVWGDDR
- a CDS encoding ArsR/SmtB family transcription factor, with product MEAFDVLGDPVRRRILELLAGGERTAGRVTEVVRAEFGISQPAVSRHLRVLRDNGFATVRAEGTRRLYAVDPSGPAAAEQWLAGLRGLWTQRLDALGTELARGSRRNP